The genomic window TAAAGAGGCTAACTTACGTGCTGCAAGGCACACAATCGAAGGCTGCTGCCGCTACCATCATTGTGAATCCAAATACTTTAAAGGCTAGTTTGACTGTTCAGAGTTTGCCGCTTTTACCATCTGGAAAAACTTACGTGCTGTGGACGGTGCTCAAACCAGAAGCTCCTTTTACAAAAGATAGCAAGGCAGCTATTCTTACAAAAGTTTTCCAAGTAGATGATCGGGGGAACACTTCTCAGACTATTACTGTACCAGAAGTTTACCGATCGAAAGATTTAGTCGTGAACGTTGCTGTTACCGTTGAAGATGCAGCAATGCCACAGAACCATGTAGGAGATCCTGTCCTTATAGCAAAGTTATAGAAGTTCCTGCTTTATGCCTAGTGCAGGGCGATCGCTCCTTTAAAGGATGTCTGAGAAGTCTAGATTGTTATCCGATCCGCCCCCTAAATCCCCCATTCTGGGGGACTTTGAAGAAGGACTGGTGCGGAAGTCCCCCAGAATGGGGGGTTGGGGGGCGAGTGTAAGAATCCTTGATACTTCTCAAACATCCTCTTAGAGCCAAAAAACTGATCGAGCTTATATATCCGAGAGGATTAAATTGGGTAAATCCTCTCGGGTTGGGTTAAGCAGCCATGTCAAACAGCAGCACTTCGGCATCTTGGGCTGAGTGCAAGGTAATCATTGATTCTTGAGCGATCGCCGCTCCATCGCCAGCCGTCAGAACTTGGTCATTGAGTTGCAGAGTTCCGCGTGCCACCTGCAACCAAGCCACTCGTCCGGGAGCAAATGCATAATCCACAGTTTCACCTTCTGACAAAGTGGCAGCATAGAAATCGACATTTTGGTGAATGGTTATCGATCCATCACGCCCATCACGAGAACCCACAAGCCTCAACTTGCCTTGTTTTTCAGCGATCGCAAAGTTTTTTTGCTCATACCCTGGCTCAATCCCTTTATCCTCAGGCAAAATCCAGATTTGTAGGAAATGCACAGGTTCAGTTTTAGAGGCGTTATATTCGCTATGTCGAATTCCAGTGCCCGCAGACATCCGCTGTATATCTCCAGGACGAATCACCGACCCAGTGCCAATGCTATCTTTGTGCTCTAATGCGCCTTCAAGAACATAAGAAATGATTTCCATATCTTGATGTCCATGGGTTGGAAACCCTTGCCCTGCAATCACTTTGTCTTCGTTAATGACGCGCAAATCAGCAAAACCCATGTGGTTAGAGTCGTGATATTGACCAAAAGAAAAGGTATGGTGGCTATCAAGCCAACCAAAGTTAGCTGTGCCCCGAGCTTGAGCAGGTCGAATTGTAATCATTTTAGGTTCCTCCTTTTTTCAGTAAGTGACTTGTTTTAGGAACACTCTGATTATGCATTGAATCTAAATGAAAGACAATATTCTTTTTTATGTGCATACTGTCTCTCGATTAGATACAATGCTAGACACATGCCATCCCATACCCAGGGTTTTAGAAACGTGTAATTTACCTAAAATGTGCAAGATAAATGTGCAAGATATTGTTCAAGTCAGCAACATCCAATATCGAATGAGCGATCGCTGTCATGGATAAGTTTGAACAGATGCGTGCCTTTACTCAAGTGGTTGTTTCCGGCGGTTTTGCTGCCGCCGCCCGTCATATGGGACAGTCGCGATCGGCAGTGAATAAGCTTGTGATTGCACTGGAGAACGAACTGGGTGTGCAACTGTTATATCGCAGTACGCGGGTGGTCAATCCTACTGAAACCGGGTTAGCTTTTTACAATCATTGTGTGGAAATTTTGTCTAGCTTGGAAGAAGCAGAGCGATCGGTCATGCAGCTTCAGGTCGAACCTAAAGGTAAATTACGGGTTAATGCTCCTATGACTTTTGGCACAATGTACCTTGCTCCGGCTTTAGCTGAATTCTTAGTGCAATATCCTGACCTCCAGGTGCAACTCACACTCAACGATCGCTTCGTAGACCCTATAGAAGAAGGCTTTGACGTGACGATTCGCATTGCCGAACCGCAACCAAATGCCACTTTATTGGTGCAGCCTTTAGCTCCTGCTCAACGGGTGTTGTGTGCTTCTCCAACCTATTTAGAAACCCATGCAACCTTAACCCATCCCACAGAACTGCGTAACCATTCCTGCTTACATTACGGACAAATGGCGATCGAGAATCGGTGGACGTTGACAGGAGCAGAGGGCGACCATACTGTGATTGTTCAAGGCATGTTGTGCTCGAATAATGGTGAAGTGCTGAGAGAAGCTGCGATCCGGGGATTGGGAATTACTCTTTTACCTCGGTTTATTGTGGAACATTCCCTCCAGAAGGGGGCGTTGCAAATTGTGCTACCCAGTTATCGTCCCGCTGAACTTTCTGTTGATATTCTGTATCCAGTGAATCGCCATTTATCGACTAAAATTCGGCTACTGGTTGGTTTTCTAAAAGAACGCTTTGCACAGTAATTAAGAGGCTCCTTCTAATTGGTTTGAGGCGCGTTCATGCCTACTAGAAATCTCTATCTTCTGTCAAACCAACCATCACCTTCAGCGTTTGCACGTGATAGCGCTGCTATAATCTGCTCTAATAATTGAGCAATTAATTTTGGTTTCCTACCTGCATTAATGCCGTAAGGCTTGCTTAAAAACTTTTCTATCTCTCTGGATGGATTAAACTTTAATCCATCTCTGACGACACTGAAAGAGCAGGTTAAGTTGCTGCTTAATTTCTTTATTAAGTGGTCAGAACTCTAAGAGGTGAAATATGGTATTGGGTAATTCTGATTCAGGCTCTGATTTAGGAGAGAAGGCACTCAGTAAAGTGGTAGAAGTAGGTCTTGCGAGTCAGTTGGACGAAGTAGGAGATATTGAAGTAGATATTCGGACTGATCCTGGAAAACTTGTTCAAGGGAAATTGGATTCTATTAACATCTCGGCTAAGGGGCTAGTCATCAAGCAAGATTTGCGACTTGAGACGCTAGAAGTTAGCACAGATGAGGTTGCGATTAATCCGCTCAGCGCAATCTTTGGCAACATTGAACTTAATCACTCAACAGATGCCGAAGCTAGAATTGTTTTAACTGAGGCAGATATTAATCGTGCTTTTAGCTCAGATTTTATTCAAGAAAAGTTGCAGGGCTTGACAATGAGTATGGAAGGGCATCCTGTAACCGTTGATATTCAGAAAGCGACTATAATGCTGCCTGGTGAGAACAAGTTTGTGATCAGTGCTGACTTTTTGTTAAAAGAGCAAGGTGAAGTAAAAAAACTTTCAGCAACTGCCATTCCTCAAATTCAAGAAAATGGGCAGCAGATCTCTTTGGAAATTTTAGCGGCTGAAGGAAAAGGTTTAACTCTAGAACTAGTGCTTGCTATCTTTAAGCAACTTACAGCTTCATTAGATCTGCGAAATCTAGATATTCCAGGTATGTCTTTCCAGGTGCGCCAATTAGACGCTCAAGAAGGTAGATTGGTCATTGACGCTATGACTCAAATTGAACAGGTTCCTTCTGCTTAAGCTTCGGCAATGCTTAAATTTCCACTGGAAATGACAGGTTTCAAGTGGTGTGGTAGAGGCAGTAACACAAATTATTCTTCGTTACGGGTAGTTGTTTACACTGACTTGTGGGGCGTTGGACGAGCCGAGATTAGTCTTGGGAATTTAGTTAGTAATTTATCTAGTGCGATTGAACTGACAGTTTTGAGGCTGTCTGAGCAGGTTGTGAGGACGATCGCAACCCAACGTCCGGGTGCTGCAAGATAATCAGGCTCAACCATAGCTATAAGAGGTTGTCTGAGAAGTCTAGATTGCTATCCGATCCGCCCCCTAAATCCCCCATTCTGAGGGACTTTGAAGGAGGACTGGTTCGGAAGTCCCTCAGAATGGGGGGTTGGGGGGCGAGTGTAAGAATCTTTGATACTTCTCAGACATCCTCTAAAGCAAATGCTAGAGTTTGAAGATGCTTCTAAGTGGCTAAACTCAAATAAATGTAAGATGCTGTCTAGATTCAACAGCTGTTCAGAATGGTCTATCTTTGTTTGACTTAAGTCGTTCTACCGACTCACTTAAAAGTAGTTGTAATATGTATAACATTGCGAATTCAGTAGTGCTTAGGAAGTTAATATCTACCCATTATGGGCATCCTACATTCAGTAATTAGTAGATTTTTTCTTTTCTGCAATGAAAACTCATCGCCCCTGCAAACGTAGGGCATTTCCCTTACAGTTTGTTCTCGTTGTTCCCTTCGTTCTCCAAATTTTTGCAGCTGTTGGTTTAGTCGGTTATTTGTCCTTTAAGAATGGACAGAGAGCGGTTAATGACTTGGCAGAGCAGTTGATGGATCGCACAAGTGACGTTGTTAATGAACACCTGAAATCTTATCTTACAATTCCTCAAGCCCTCAACCAAATTAATGCAGATGCTATCCGTCGTGGAATTCTAGAGGTACGCGATCGGGAACTAGTTGGCAAGTATTTCTGGGATCAGATTCAGGCGTATGACTTAACCTATATTGGCATTGGCTTATCGACAGGGGGAGGAATTGCAGCAGCCCGTTACGACGGTAAGACTATTACTATTGATGATTGGACAACTGAACCCTCTAAAACCAATACCAACTACGCTACAGATACACAAGGTAATCGCACTCAAATTAATGCCACCTGGGATTGGGACAATTTTAGTGAACCCTGGTATACCGAGCCTATTGCTGCGGGTAAACCGATTTGGGCAAAGATTCAGACTTCAAATCTTCCAACGGGGCCTTACATTGCTGCCTCTGCCAGTCGTCCTATCTATAATTCGCAAAACCAATTGTTAGGAATGATTGCAGTCGATATCCACCTGCTAAAACTTAGTAATTTCTTACGGAATTTGAATATTAGTCAGGCTGGAGAGATCTTTGTTGTAGAGCGGGATGGTACCCTGATCGCTAACTCTAGCATAGAGAAGCCCTTTACAATCAGTAGCGAGAAAGTTCAGCGATTGAGGGCAACCAACAGTTCTAATCCCACGATTCAGACGATCGCCAAACATCTTCAAGCGTCTAAGGGGCTTCAATCCATTGCTCAAGATACCGACTTTCAGCTTAAAGTGCAGGATGAAAGAAATTTCGTTAATGTTGTACCTTGGCGAGATCAGTATGGCTTAGACTGGCTTGTAGTCGTAAGTGTGCCAGAAACCACATTCATGGCACAGATTAATGCCAATACGCATACCACAATCGCACTTTGTTTCAGTGCATTAGTGGTTTCCTCGCTTATTGGTGTGTTTACATCTCGTTGGATTGCGCGTCCAATTCTTCGCCTAAATAGGGCAAGCGAGTCAATAGCGTCTGGCAACTTAGATCAGATGGTAGAGACGAGCGATATTCAAGAATTCAACACGCTGTCCCACTCCTTTAACCACATGGCAGGTCAAATGCGCGGCTCGTTTGCTGCATTAGAGAAAAGTAACGAAGAATTGGAAGACCGAGTAGAAGAACGCACAGCCGAACTTAAAAACACACTGGAGGAATTACAGCGGACTCAATCTCAAGTGATTCAGAGCGAAAAAATGTCGAGTTTGGGACAGCTTGTTGCAGGAGTTGCCCACGAGATTAATAATCCGGTCAACTTTATTCACGGTAACCTAATCTATGTCCAGGAGTACATTGAGAGTTTATTAGGATTTGTGCAGTTACAGCAGCAGTATGATCTTAATCCTGCTCCTGAAATTCAAGTGGCGGCTGAGGATATCGACCTAGAGTTTTTGCAGAAAGACCTACCGAAAATGTTGGCTTCTATGAAGCTAGGAACCGATCGCATTCGCCAAATTGTGCTGTCGTTGCGAAGCTTCTCCCGTATGGATGAAGCTGAATTTAAGGCAGCTGATATTCATGAAGGGATTGACAGCACCCTAATGATTTTGCAACATCGCCTCAAAGCTAGATCCGAACGACCAGAAATTGAAATCGTTAAGGATTACGCTGCCCTACCCCTTGTAGAATGTTATCCTGGACAGCTTAACCAAGTATTTATGAATATTTTGGTGAACGCTATTGATGCGATCGAAGAGAGCAATGCTAATTGCACCTATCAGAAGATTAAAGAGCATCCTAATCGAATTACAATTCGCACGTCGATTGTAGAGACTGCATGGGTAGAAATGGCGATCGTTGATAACGGAGTTGGGATTCCTAAAGAGGTTCAGTCACGAATATTTGATCCCTTTTTTACAACTAAATCGATCGGAAAAGGCACCGGAATGGGAATGTCCATTAGCTACCAAATTATTACAGAAAGACATGGTGGCAAATTAGAGTGCTTCTCAACGCCCGGTAAAGGAAGTGAGTTCATTATTTGGATTCCTCTCCAACAACGGGCTAGGTCAGCAGTTTAATAAGAGGCTGGTTGTCAGCAAATATTTGAGTTATTTCCTAACAAATAATTCTGTGGGCTAGCTATAGGCTAACTGTGGGCTAACTAGGGGCTAACATTGTCCACTACTTGTTGCCGATTATCTCTTCATCAATCGAGCAATTCTTAATGAGTCGAGTGCATTAGCGTTACTACGCTTCGCTGCTTGCTCTGGTCAACTTTTAGATAACCACGGACTTATAGGTTCAAAACAGGTATCCTACTTTTGGAAGATATGGCACAGGCTGCTATTACTACTCTCGACTAACTTCTCAATTCTATTCTGAACTCAAAGTACAAAACAAGGAAAAATTCGTATGTTGCGAAAATTGTTACGGTTGGCACTTGTGCTAGTTATCCTGTTTACAGGTGCGATCGCTTTCTCCAATCTCGATCCATTGAGTCGTGCTGAGGCTCAACCTCAGCTTAATCTAACCGTTTCTGCTCAAGAAACAGAAGAGTTCCGTCAGTTGTTAGTGGATTACTACGCTGCCTGGAGTACTCCAACTGATAAACCTTGGACTATTGCACGGGTAGAGAAGTTTTATCAGCAGAATGGTCGAGTGTTTGGCTTTGATATAAGTCCCCCTGCTAAAGGGTTTCAAGGCTGGGAGGATTACAAACGCGAATTGACAACAATCATGAGCAATTATTCTAAACTTACAGTGACACTGGGCGATCGCTTCTTGGTTTATCGCAATGGCAATGTTGTTTGGGTAGTTTCAACTTTCGATAGTTTAGGAACGCTCAAAAATGGCTCATCCATTAGCGGGAGTGGGCGAAATACTTTGATTTGGGAGCGAGTGGGCGACCAGTGGTTAATTGCCCATGAGCATGTTTCAACACCCATAGTTCCATAATCGACGTTGGTACAGGCTTAGGGGCGATCGCTTAAAACAGCATATTGAAGTACAAGGGCATTGGAGTCCTAGCAATGGCAATTGGGTTGACTTCAATCAAGGGAGTTGCAATTAAATAACGCCCCGAACTGCCCCCTAAATCCCCCATTCTGGGGAACTTTGAAAGGTTCGGAAGTCCCCCAGAATGGGGGATTTAGGGGGCTGAAAAGTCAATGCATTTCACTGGTGTTTTATTTTCACGCAACTCCCCAACCTGAGAACTTTTCAATGGTAAAACCGACAATCTCAAAATGGTGTTACTGAATGAAAGTATGAATCTAAATCAAAGCCCCTTTCCTGAAGGAAAGGGGTTGGGGGAGAGGTCTATCTGCTGTATTGCCGACTTAACCAGTCAAACAAAGAGAAACTGTTACTGCTCTAGACTGTACTTTTTATGAGATACGCCAAGGTATTACGCAAGTGGTGGAGCTAAAAATCCGCTGTGGATAAACTGCTGGAAGTACGTTGTGAGAAGAATATCGTCTATGGCTGGATAAGGGGCTGATAAGCTTGCCAGTTCATCGACAAGAGGTTGACAGTCAAACTGAATTGAGTGGGTTTGAAAATAGATTTCGGGTATGGTCATTTGCTGCCCGGTTACTTTCTCAAACAAGAATGTTGAGAACGGATGCAGGGCATTTTCTGGTTGATGCTGAATGTGCTCTTTGATTTCTGCAATCCACTGTTCATAGGGAATTTCTTGAATAGAATAGCCAAATTTATTCATCCAATTTACCAATTGATGCCATGAAATAGTATGGGGATTGGAGAAGTTGAACGCTTTCTCTGAAGCAGTGTTTTGCAAGGAAAGATGAACGATCGCCTGACTGATATAGTCAATGGGTGTGAGATCTACGGGCATCCGCCAATTTGGAGCAATTCCCATCTGAATACATCCTTTAATTAAGCTGCGGAAGAAGTCGCTGGAATTACAAATTCCTGTTTGGCTGTGTCCTTCAATCCAAGCAGGACGGTAAACAGTACTCGGAATGCCGCGGGTTTGGGCGATCGCCAATAGTTTCTCGGCAACCCATTTGCTTTGAGTATAGCCATATAATCCTTCTGAAGGTTCTGGTTGCTCCTGTCGAATAATTTGCCCATTTTGATAGGCGATCGGAGAGAACACGCCGAGAGTTGAAACAAAATGGACAGGCTTCACCTTCACTTGAGCCGCCAATCTCAATATTTCTTCACTGCTTAGGACATTAACTGCTTTCAGGGCTGAGTAGGGGTAGATAAAGTTCACAAAGCCGCCGCTGTGATAAATGCTGTCGAGGGTAGCGGCTAAAGCACGAAACTGCTCAGCCGATAATCCTAACAGCGGCAGCGATAGATCTCCCAAAACCGGAATAATTCTGGAAGCTTGATCCGGCTGCCAGAGGGAGTAGCTAGCTAGATTACGCTGGAGCCTCTGCGCTCCTGCTTCAATGGTAGCGGCTCTCACCAAACAGTGGACGGTTGCTTGAGTTTGCTCTAACAATTCATGCAGCAGGAACGCTCCCAAAAATCCGGTTGCACCTGTTAACAAGACATTGGCAGGTGGGTGAGCAGGTTTCTCTAACGTTCCCTTAGGGAAAATAGTGGGATCTAAGACTGCCTCTGCCCTCAGGTCAAGGGCTGCATGAGCTTGGTTTGCAGCGTGACCCGATTGGCGATCGCCAATTACCGTTGCCAAACTTTGAATGGTAGGAGTGTTAAAAACATTGAATAGCGAAAGCTCTACATTAAAAGCGGACTGTACCTGAGCAACCATTTGAGCAATTAGCAGAGAGTGCCCACCCAATTCAAAAAAGTTATCTTCAATGCCTACTTGAGCAATTCCCAGAATCTCAGCCCAAATCTCGTTTAACTGCTTTTCAATAGGAGTCCGAGGGGCAATGAAGGTATGCGAAACGGAGCGCTCTCGGCTAGGGGCAGGCAATGCTTGGCGATCGACTTTGCCGTTGGGGGTAAGTGGCAGGGCATCTAATACTACAAAGGCTGAGGGCATCATGTAGTCGGGCAATGCTGCTCGTACCAGTGTCTGTAACTCTGGAATAAAGTGATGGGTTCCCTGAAAAGGCGTGTTTGCATAGTGCTGCCATGACTGCAAATTGGGCTGTAGGCTCTCGGCGGAAGGCGGCTGCACTTCAAGGGCGCGATCGCTACAAGACCTCTGAAATTCTGTATTCTGAAATTCTACATCATAGCTGCCATCGTTCTGATTGGCTGCCCAAGTGATAGAGACGCGGTAGGGCGAATTCTGCTCTAGCTGCCACCAGTCCTCTGGGTCAATCCCTGCTGCAATGGGCAAATTTTGCAAAGCTTGACGAAGCATTCCTACGGTGTCTAACTGAGAATTGTCTTTTAATTGTTGTAGGGCTGCTATCTCTGTTGAGAGCCGCGAGTTAGGAATATGAGATAGCCTAAAACAACTGGGTTGCTTCGTTTCTAGCAGTTGATGAATGGCAGAAACGGTGAAGTCTGGCTGCCATTGCCAATCAGGTAAGATATGTTCATGAGATAAGATATTGGGCGAGGGCGTTGAAGTAGACTGCGTGCCAATGTGCAGAATAACATCGTACCGAAACCGGGTAAGTTCGTTGTGACAGTGACCTCGCTTAAGCTGAATTTCGACTCGATCGATTGCCGGAAGACGCTGTTTTAGATCTGTAAAAAAGGTTGGATCGATAAGCAGTTCACTTTCGTGAGCAACCCGCTCTCGAATGCGCTCTTGGAGGTCGGCGATCGCTAAGTCATCAGCCGCTTGATAAAGTTGTATAGAGGTATGAAACGCTTGTAGTAGCGGCAAGCTGCGAACATCGCCAATAAAGATAGAACCTCCTGGATTTAACTGCTTTAGGGTTTGCTCCAGAACTTTCACTAGATACTCAATGGAGGGAAAATACTGAACAACAGAGTTAATAATAACCGTATCAAAAGCGTTAATTTTCAAGTGATCAAGAGTATCTGCGGCTCGGTTATCCAACTGCACATGAAACCATTGTTCATTGAGTATTAGATGCTCTCTAATATGTTTTATTGCTGTTTCTGAGGGGTCAATTCCCAAGTAATGCTCACAGTGAGGCGCAATGCGGAATAGCAGGAGTCCTGTCCCACAGCCGATCTCTAAAACCCGCTGTGGATGCAGAGATAGAATTCTCGTTACGGTGTGGTCAACCCACTCTTGCATCTCCTCGGCGGCAGTCAAAGAGCGCGTGTAGCTGTTGTTCCAGCCAGAAATATTGAAGGTAGCATCCTGACCTGAAAAAGACTGGCTATAGGCAGCATCCCAAATTTTTTGCCACTGTTGGGTCTGCTGTTGGTAAGGTAGAGACTGAGTGTCGGGCGATCGCATCACGACGTAAGCCACTAAACGTGAGTCGCCAGGGGTATCTTCACGGGCAAGCACCACAGTTTCCCGAACGGCTGAATGTTGACAAATGGTGGATTCAATATCTCCTAATTCAATTCGGAAACCGCGAATTTTAACCTGATGATCAACCCGACCCATGTACTCGATGCTGCCATCTGGCAGATAACGGGCAAGATCTCCAGTTTTGTAAACGGATTCAAGATTCCTTAGGCTTGAGGGAGGCAAGAATGATCGCAATGGATTGGGAATGAACCGCTCTTGCGTTAGCTCATCACGATTGAGATATCCCCTCGCTAAACCCAGCCCTCCGATACAAATCTCACCTGGCACACCAATTGGCACAGGTTCGATCGCGCCTGTTTCTGGGTGATGAGGATTTAACAGATAGAGTTGGGTGTTGGCGATCGCCCTACCCAAAGGCACAGGCTTGTCTCCAGGCTGTACCTGGTGAACCGCAGACCAGATCGTAGTTTCGGTCGGCCCATACATGTTCCAGAGAGACTGACTTCTGACCAAAAGCTGATCTGCCAGTTCGCGAGGAAGTGCCTCACCGCCACACAGAATCTTAAGCCGTGAATTTCCCTGCCATCCTGCTGCCAATAACAACCGCCAGGTTGCCGGAGTGGCTTGCATGACAGTGGTGCCAGACTGTTCAATTAAATCAGCAAGCTGTCTAGCGTCCATCGTCGCCTCACGGCTTGCTATAACGACGCAAGCTCCGACAACTAGCGGCAAATAAATTTCTAGAGCAGCAATATCGAAGCAAATCGTCGTGACCGATAGCAAAATATCCTGTGCCGTTAATCCTGGCTCCTGACCCATGGAATGCAGCAAGTTTGTCAGGGCACGATGGGAGATTTGCACTCCTTTAGGTTTGCCTGTAGAACCAGAAGTATAAATGGTGTAAGCCAGATGCTCGGCAGTGATTTGGCTAATGGGATTGTCAAAACTGCAATTGTCAGAACTGCGATCGTTAGAACTTTCATTAGTTGCTCTATCGCAGTTGTCATCTAGACAAACTATCTGTGCGGCAGTTGGGGGCAATGTTTTTAGCAGCGATCGCTCTGTTACCAACACTGCAACCTGAGAGTCTTCTAGCATAAAAGCGATACGGGCTTGAGGGTAAGCCGGATCAAGAGGCACATAAGCCCTACCTGCTTTGAGAATGCCCAGCAGCCCCACGACAAGATCGAGCGATCGCGTCAGGCAGAGTCCCACCAGGGTGTCGGGTTTCACTCCGATTGCTTGTAGATGATGCGCCAGTTGATTGGCTTGCTGATTTAGCGCCTGGTAAGTCAACTGTTGTTCTGCGTACTGCACGGCGATCGCGTGGGGAGTTCGTTCTGCCTGTGCCTCAAATAGCTGATGCACTCCCAGTAGCGGAATCTCTGTGGCAGTGTCATTCCACGCTTCAATCTGCTGTCGCTCGGCAGCGGAAAGAATGCCAATACGCGCCAGTCGCTGATCGGCATTGGCAATTACCCCGGCTAGCAAGTTGTGGAAATGCTCAGCCATGCGGGCGATCGTCGTCGCGTCAAACAAATCGGTGCTGTACTCAAAGTAGCCCTTAAGTCCCTCAGGGGTTTCGGCAAGTTCTAAAAACAAGTCAAACTTCGCTGTCTGGTTATCAAGATCGAGGCGGGTGAGGGCGAGAGGCGCTGTCCAGCCAGAAGTCGGCGTATTTTGTAAATTAAATAGAACTTGAAAGAGCGGATTTTGGGTGAGGGTGCGATCGGGCTGGAGAGCCTGCACCACTTCTTCAAAAGGTACGTCCTGATTGGAATAGGCTGCTAGTGTTACTGCCTGCACCCGATGCAGCAGTTCTCGAAAATTAGGTGCCCCTGATACATCGGTTCGCAAAACCAAAGTGTTGGCAAAGAAGCCCAGCATTGTTTCCAGTTCAGAGCGATGGCGGTTTGCCACCAGTGAACCGACCCTAATATCGGTTTGCCCACTATAGCGCGCGAGCAGGGCTTGAAATGCTGCTAACAGAGTCATAAATAGGGTAGCCCC from Timaviella obliquedivisa GSE-PSE-MK23-08B includes these protein-coding regions:
- a CDS encoding pirin family protein — its product is MITIRPAQARGTANFGWLDSHHTFSFGQYHDSNHMGFADLRVINEDKVIAGQGFPTHGHQDMEIISYVLEGALEHKDSIGTGSVIRPGDIQRMSAGTGIRHSEYNASKTEPVHFLQIWILPEDKGIEPGYEQKNFAIAEKQGKLRLVGSRDGRDGSITIHQNVDFYAATLSEGETVDYAFAPGRVAWLQVARGTLQLNDQVLTAGDGAAIAQESMITLHSAQDAEVLLFDMAA
- a CDS encoding LysR family transcriptional regulator; translated protein: MDKFEQMRAFTQVVVSGGFAAAARHMGQSRSAVNKLVIALENELGVQLLYRSTRVVNPTETGLAFYNHCVEILSSLEEAERSVMQLQVEPKGKLRVNAPMTFGTMYLAPALAEFLVQYPDLQVQLTLNDRFVDPIEEGFDVTIRIAEPQPNATLLVQPLAPAQRVLCASPTYLETHATLTHPTELRNHSCLHYGQMAIENRWTLTGAEGDHTVIVQGMLCSNNGEVLREAAIRGLGITLLPRFIVEHSLQKGALQIVLPSYRPAELSVDILYPVNRHLSTKIRLLVGFLKERFAQ
- a CDS encoding DUF2993 domain-containing protein, with protein sequence MVLGNSDSGSDLGEKALSKVVEVGLASQLDEVGDIEVDIRTDPGKLVQGKLDSINISAKGLVIKQDLRLETLEVSTDEVAINPLSAIFGNIELNHSTDAEARIVLTEADINRAFSSDFIQEKLQGLTMSMEGHPVTVDIQKATIMLPGENKFVISADFLLKEQGEVKKLSATAIPQIQENGQQISLEILAAEGKGLTLELVLAIFKQLTASLDLRNLDIPGMSFQVRQLDAQEGRLVIDAMTQIEQVPSA
- a CDS encoding sensor histidine kinase yields the protein MKTHRPCKRRAFPLQFVLVVPFVLQIFAAVGLVGYLSFKNGQRAVNDLAEQLMDRTSDVVNEHLKSYLTIPQALNQINADAIRRGILEVRDRELVGKYFWDQIQAYDLTYIGIGLSTGGGIAAARYDGKTITIDDWTTEPSKTNTNYATDTQGNRTQINATWDWDNFSEPWYTEPIAAGKPIWAKIQTSNLPTGPYIAASASRPIYNSQNQLLGMIAVDIHLLKLSNFLRNLNISQAGEIFVVERDGTLIANSSIEKPFTISSEKVQRLRATNSSNPTIQTIAKHLQASKGLQSIAQDTDFQLKVQDERNFVNVVPWRDQYGLDWLVVVSVPETTFMAQINANTHTTIALCFSALVVSSLIGVFTSRWIARPILRLNRASESIASGNLDQMVETSDIQEFNTLSHSFNHMAGQMRGSFAALEKSNEELEDRVEERTAELKNTLEELQRTQSQVIQSEKMSSLGQLVAGVAHEINNPVNFIHGNLIYVQEYIESLLGFVQLQQQYDLNPAPEIQVAAEDIDLEFLQKDLPKMLASMKLGTDRIRQIVLSLRSFSRMDEAEFKAADIHEGIDSTLMILQHRLKARSERPEIEIVKDYAALPLVECYPGQLNQVFMNILVNAIDAIEESNANCTYQKIKEHPNRITIRTSIVETAWVEMAIVDNGVGIPKEVQSRIFDPFFTTKSIGKGTGMGMSISYQIITERHGGKLECFSTPGKGSEFIIWIPLQQRARSAV
- a CDS encoding nuclear transport factor 2 family protein, with protein sequence MLRKLLRLALVLVILFTGAIAFSNLDPLSRAEAQPQLNLTVSAQETEEFRQLLVDYYAAWSTPTDKPWTIARVEKFYQQNGRVFGFDISPPAKGFQGWEDYKRELTTIMSNYSKLTVTLGDRFLVYRNGNVVWVVSTFDSLGTLKNGSSISGSGRNTLIWERVGDQWLIAHEHVSTPIVP